From the Actinopolymorpha singaporensis genome, the window GTCCGCCGCCGGACCCAACCGGGCCGCGATCTCCTCCCCCCGATGCCGTCGCCGTCCGGCCAGGACGACGCTGGCACCCTCGTTCACCATGCGCTCGGCCGTTGTGGCGCCGATGCCGCTGGTGGCACCGGTGACAACCGCGACCTTGCCGTTCAGTACACCTGGCATCTGGGACCTTCCATGACGACATTCGCGCAGGACAGACCCTAGCAAGATGTCCCAGATCAGGGATAGAGTCCCAGATGTGAACGACGCCGAAGTGGCAGCCGCGGACGGTTCCGGACCGGACGGGTGGGAAGCCCGCCTGCCGGGCCGGCTCGCCGAGTTGCGGGTGGAACGCGACTGGTCGCTGGACGAGCTCGCGCGACGAACAGGTGTCAGCCGCTCCACCCTGTCCCGGCTGGAGCGCGCGGAGATCAGCCCGACGGCCGCGCTGCTGGGCAAACTGTGCTCGGCCTACGAGAAGACGATGTCGCAGCTGCTGGCCGAGGTGGAGTCGGAGTCCCCGCAGTTGGTGCGATCCGGCCAGCAGTTGGTGTGGCGGGACGAGGCGTCTGGCTTCACGCGAAGGTCGGTGTCCCCACCCCAGCGCGGGTTGCGGGGGGAGGTCATGGAGGGCGTGCTTCAGCCTGGCGCCGACATTCCCTACGACCGGCCGCCCGTCCCGGGCCAGGAGCAGCACGTCTGGGTGCTCGAGGGCATCCTGCAGCTCACCATTGACGGCGACGTGCACCAGCTCCGCAACGGGGACGTTCTGCGGTTCCGGCTCTGGGGACGCTCACGCTTTCGCAACCCGAGCACGAAGCCGGTCAGGTACGTCGTGGTGATCGTCCAGCAGTAGGAAGGGCCCCTTCATGTATGCGGGCCCCTCGTCCGGAAGGAACTGAGACCAGTGTGCAAGGACGCCTTGCCTGGTGACGTCAAGGTGCGCGACGCCTCCACCGACGACGCCGAGGCGTGTGCGGCGATCTACGCTCCGTACGTCGAGAACACCGCGATCACGTTCGAGATCGACTCGCCCACGCCTGTGATGATGGCGGAGCGCATCGAGTCGGCGTTGCGCACCCACGCGTGGCTCGTTCTCGAGGAGCAAGGCCGGGTTGTCGGCTACGCCTACGGCGGGCCCTTCAAGGCAAGGGCGGCCTACCGCTGGTCGTGCGAGGTCAGCGTCTACCTCGAACTCGGCCGCCGCCGCTCCGGCGGTGGGCGCGCGTTGTACGAGGCACTCCTCGCCCGCCTGGCCGAGCGCGGTTTCCGCACCGCCGCCGCCGGGATGACGCTGCCGAACGACGCCAGTGTCGGCTTCCATCGCGCCATGGGCTTCGAACCCGTCGGGACGTACCGAAGGATCGGCTGGAAGCACGGAGCCTGGCGCGACGTCGCGTGGGTTCAGAAGGACATCGCCACTGGCGATGACCCTCCTGCAGAACCGCACTGACTGGCGTGCGCCTGCGCCGTCGGCGCCGCTGCGGGCGCCGACGACCAGGGCGCGTGATCATGACCGCCAACGCCAACGCGATGGCCGTACGCCCCGCGCTGGAGAGGCGGTGGGCCGACGCGCTGGCGGCGTTCGACTCCAGGCGCGAGGTCGGGGTGCTTGGAGAGCCCGAGCGCGCCGACACGGTGGACGAGCTCGGCGAGCTCATCCGGCGTGGTGGCGTCCAGCCGGTGCGGTGGTACGGCGTGTGGCTGTTCCTGGACTGGCTGGTGTTCGGCGGAGCGGAGTTGGACGCGGGCGACTCGAAGGAGGTGGCGGCGACGGCAGCGGTCGAACTCGAAGCAAGCCGGCGAGACCCGTACCGCCAGCTCAGCCGCGTCTTTCATCTCGTGGGCCACAAAACTTCGGTCTGACATCCGAAGATCAACAAGGTACCCCTCGTGCACAGAAGGCGCTCTTGACGCTCCTGAGTGCGAGCACACATGTGGGAGCGGCATGGCATCGAGCCTGCGTGGGCTGATGAGGCCCTAGCTGACCCGAACGCGTTGGTGTTGGATCCTGACCCTGCGAGCAAGTCGGGGCAGAGCGTGCGGGTTGTTTTGTCGGTCGATAGGCAGGGTCCTTACCGTCATCGTTCTGGAGCATGACGGCGTGATGTATGGCGTCAATGGATGGGACGCCAATGAGTTGGACCAGCGCAGGTACCGAGAGGGGCGATCATGAGTGAGCTTGAGGACCTGCTTCGCAGCGAAGCCGAGCATGCGGAGCAGAACAAGGACGCACCGTCCGCGCCGGGGACCAAGGTCACCAGGGGCCATGACCGGGCAAGGGTTCTGCAGGTGCGGCTCAACGAGGACGAGTTGGCTGCGGTGACGACCATCGCGGAGGACAGCAATCTTCCAGTTTCCACGTTGGTGCGGTCGTGGATCTTGGAGCGGATCCAGGAGCCGGAGTCCGGGCCGACCGCGACTATGGACCGGATCGCCCGTGACTTGGACCGGCTGAGGCGGCAGTTGGCTTCGTAGCCATCCCGGTGCAGCGCTCTCGCCGGACGTTCAGGAGATATATCGGCGCGCCTTCGAGGAGAGCTGTACTCGGTCCGTCAGCCGCAGGTTGGCCTCGCCGGACAACGGCAGGAGGCGGCGTTCGCGTGCCACCCAGCGGTCACCGCGAAGCGCCTCCACCGCGGCACGAGCGGTGATCCGGTCCT encodes:
- a CDS encoding GNAT family N-acetyltransferase, giving the protein MCKDALPGDVKVRDASTDDAEACAAIYAPYVENTAITFEIDSPTPVMMAERIESALRTHAWLVLEEQGRVVGYAYGGPFKARAAYRWSCEVSVYLELGRRRSGGGRALYEALLARLAERGFRTAAAGMTLPNDASVGFHRAMGFEPVGTYRRIGWKHGAWRDVAWVQKDIATGDDPPAEPH
- a CDS encoding helix-turn-helix domain-containing protein, which encodes MNDAEVAAADGSGPDGWEARLPGRLAELRVERDWSLDELARRTGVSRSTLSRLERAEISPTAALLGKLCSAYEKTMSQLLAEVESESPQLVRSGQQLVWRDEASGFTRRSVSPPQRGLRGEVMEGVLQPGADIPYDRPPVPGQEQHVWVLEGILQLTIDGDVHQLRNGDVLRFRLWGRSRFRNPSTKPVRYVVVIVQQ
- a CDS encoding DUF6290 family protein translates to MSELEDLLRSEAEHAEQNKDAPSAPGTKVTRGHDRARVLQVRLNEDELAAVTTIAEDSNLPVSTLVRSWILERIQEPESGPTATMDRIARDLDRLRRQLAS